One part of the Lachnospiraceae bacterium JLR.KK002 genome encodes these proteins:
- a CDS encoding propanediol/glycerol family dehydratase medium subunit, with translation MTFDEKTLRSVIAEVIKEMASPSAPAAAAPAAAPAPSTIPAAGKMTLTEQGDAPKGVAPDEVVIGLAPAFGVYQTETIIHQPHDKVLREIIAGIEEEGLKWRVVRVYRTSDVSFIAHDAAEYSGSGIGIGIQSKGTTVIHQKDLPPLSNLELFSQAPLIEMETFRQIGKNAAKYAKGEAPTPVPVRNDQMARPTYQAIAALLHIKETEHVDNDKRPQAVAVSFQ, from the coding sequence ATGACTTTTGACGAAAAAACACTGCGTAGCGTCATTGCAGAAGTAATTAAAGAAATGGCCAGCCCGTCAGCACCTGCAGCAGCAGCGCCTGCAGCAGCACCTGCACCCTCAACCATACCTGCAGCCGGAAAGATGACTCTGACCGAGCAGGGTGATGCACCGAAGGGCGTAGCTCCCGACGAGGTAGTCATCGGTCTGGCACCGGCTTTCGGTGTTTATCAGACCGAGACCATTATTCATCAGCCTCACGATAAAGTACTTCGTGAGATTATTGCCGGAATTGAGGAAGAAGGATTAAAATGGCGTGTGGTACGCGTATACCGCACCTCTGATGTTTCCTTTATCGCTCACGATGCGGCTGAATATTCAGGATCAGGCATCGGCATCGGCATTCAGTCCAAGGGTACCACGGTAATCCACCAGAAGGATCTTCCGCCCCTCAGTAACCTGGAGCTGTTTTCACAGGCTCCCCTGATTGAAATGGAAACATTCCGCCAGATTGGCAAGAATGCTGCCAAATATGCGAAAGGTGAGGCTCCTACGCCGGTACCGGTTCGCAATGACCAGATGGCACGTCCTACCTATCAGGCGATTGCGGCATTGCTGCATATTAAAGAAACGGAACATGTTGACAATGATAAGCGACCTCAGGCTGTCGCAGTTTCATTCCAGTGA
- a CDS encoding diol dehydratase small subunit — translation MDQELLMKQIVEQVMQAMNNGGSPSAPAASAGGKVTSENYPLAENMADKIKTPTGKPFTSLSYDKVISGEITADDMRISPETLEMQAQVAESVNREAFAGNLRRAAELIAVPDDRLLEIYNALRPYRSSKQDLIDIANELDQKYGAKTAAALVREAADVYEQRGRLKKF, via the coding sequence ATGGATCAGGAACTCTTAATGAAACAGATTGTAGAACAGGTTATGCAGGCCATGAACAACGGTGGGTCCCCATCAGCTCCCGCTGCCTCTGCCGGCGGCAAAGTTACATCTGAGAATTATCCTCTGGCTGAAAATATGGCCGATAAAATTAAAACACCTACCGGCAAACCTTTCACTTCTCTGAGTTATGACAAGGTAATTTCCGGTGAAATTACAGCAGACGATATGCGTATTTCCCCGGAGACTCTGGAAATGCAGGCACAGGTGGCAGAATCCGTAAACCGCGAAGCATTTGCAGGAAATCTGCGTCGTGCGGCTGAACTGATTGCTGTACCGGATGACCGTCTGCTGGAGATTTATAATGCATTACGTCCTTACCGTTCAAGTAAACAGGATTTGATTGATATTGCCAATGAGCTGGACCAGAAATATGGTGCCAAAACAGCGGCTGCTCTCGTTCGCGAAGCTGCTGATGTTTACGAACAGCGCGGCAGATTAAAGAAATTCTAA
- a CDS encoding diol dehydratase reactivase subunit alpha has product MKIVAGIDIGNATTETALARIDGNRTEFLASGTVPTTGIKGTRQNINGVVHSLTSAMEQAGVEITELSEVCLNEAAPVIGDVAMETITETIITESTMIGHNPSTPGGMGVGVGETILLSQLASAAGGKDYIVVIPASVDFEDAARMINEGSVGTRQVTAAIVQRDDGVLIHNRLHHKIPIVDEVSLVDKVPLGMRSAVEVAGVGGVVEVLSNPYGIATLFGLSSDETRQVVPIARALIGNRSAVVIKTPAGDVRERKIPAGLIEFYGQNRTVKVDVDAGGEKIMQAVESLPALEDVRGEPGTNAGGMLEKVRQVMANLTKQHPKDIHIQDLLAVDTFTPQKVQGGLANEFSQENAVGIAAMVKADRLQMEAIAREFSEQINIPVKVGGVEADMAIRGALTTPGTNKPLAILDMGAGSTDASIINREGEIHSIHLAGAGNMVTLLIQSEMGLDNFDTAEDVKKYPLAKVESFFHIRHENGTVEFFTEPLSPDIFARTVILKEGKMIPLEGDWSMEKIRLIRRQAKKKVFVTNALRALARVSPTGNVRDIQFVVLVGGSALDFEVPQMVTDALSQYKVVAGRGNIRGTEGPRNAVATGLVLSLTERGEPV; this is encoded by the coding sequence ATGAAAATTGTTGCAGGCATTGATATTGGAAATGCGACAACAGAAACAGCTCTGGCAAGGATTGACGGAAATCGAACGGAGTTTCTGGCCAGCGGCACAGTACCCACAACAGGTATCAAGGGAACCCGGCAGAACATCAATGGCGTCGTCCATTCCCTGACCAGCGCCATGGAACAGGCGGGCGTTGAGATAACAGAGCTTTCGGAGGTATGTCTGAACGAAGCGGCTCCGGTTATCGGTGACGTAGCCATGGAAACCATTACAGAGACCATTATTACGGAATCTACCATGATTGGACATAATCCCTCTACGCCCGGCGGTATGGGCGTCGGCGTAGGGGAGACAATCCTGCTTTCTCAGCTTGCTTCTGCGGCAGGCGGGAAAGACTATATTGTGGTAATCCCTGCCAGTGTGGATTTTGAAGATGCCGCAAGGATGATTAATGAAGGCTCTGTGGGCACACGGCAGGTAACCGCGGCTATTGTTCAGCGGGATGACGGCGTACTCATCCACAACCGTCTGCACCATAAGATACCCATTGTTGACGAAGTATCCCTGGTGGATAAAGTTCCGCTGGGTATGCGTTCCGCAGTGGAGGTAGCCGGTGTGGGCGGCGTGGTGGAGGTACTCTCCAATCCATATGGGATTGCAACGCTTTTTGGCCTGTCTTCGGATGAGACGCGGCAGGTGGTTCCCATTGCCCGTGCATTGATTGGAAACCGTTCTGCAGTGGTAATCAAAACTCCCGCAGGCGACGTGAGGGAGCGGAAAATCCCTGCAGGCCTCATTGAATTCTACGGCCAGAACCGAACGGTAAAAGTGGATGTGGATGCAGGAGGCGAAAAAATCATGCAGGCTGTGGAATCCCTTCCTGCCCTGGAAGATGTCCGGGGAGAGCCGGGGACAAACGCAGGCGGTATGCTTGAAAAAGTCCGCCAGGTTATGGCGAATCTGACAAAGCAGCATCCAAAGGATATTCATATTCAGGATTTGCTGGCAGTAGATACATTTACACCTCAGAAGGTCCAGGGCGGTCTGGCCAACGAATTTTCACAGGAAAATGCAGTGGGAATTGCGGCTATGGTTAAGGCTGACCGTCTTCAGATGGAGGCAATCGCCAGAGAATTTTCAGAACAGATTAACATTCCGGTCAAGGTCGGAGGCGTGGAAGCCGATATGGCTATCCGCGGAGCTCTGACCACACCGGGAACCAATAAACCTCTGGCCATTCTGGACATGGGTGCAGGCTCTACCGATGCATCAATTATTAATCGGGAAGGGGAAATCCACTCCATTCATCTGGCAGGTGCGGGCAATATGGTGACGCTTCTGATTCAGTCGGAGATGGGGCTGGATAATTTTGATACCGCAGAGGATGTGAAGAAATACCCGTTGGCCAAAGTGGAAAGTTTTTTCCATATCCGGCATGAAAACGGAACCGTTGAATTCTTTACGGAACCGCTGAGTCCTGATATTTTTGCAAGGACAGTTATTCTGAAAGAGGGTAAGATGATTCCGCTGGAAGGCGACTGGTCTATGGAGAAAATCCGTCTTATCCGGCGACAGGCCAAGAAAAAGGTATTTGTAACGAATGCTCTGCGTGCACTGGCAAGAGTCAGCCCTACCGGTAATGTCCGTGATATTCAGTTTGTTGTACTGGTAGGCGGTTCTGCTTTGGATTTTGAAGTGCCGCAAATGGTTACGGATGCACTGTCACAGTATAAGGTTGTGGCAGGCCGCGGCAATATCCGCGGAACAGAAGGTCCACGTAATGCAGTGGCAACAGGACTGGTACTTTCTCTGACGGAGAGGGGGGAGCCGGTATGA
- a CDS encoding glycerol dehydratase reactivase beta/small subunit family protein, with product MNAAQIAMTKPTVHVLCSPDVPEKAFWQLLYGMEEEGVPCETWTKTEGDALSLAWEGAQASRLGVGVGMDGQDAVLHVSKFDAGQPLFRIPIRSSGQVRILGANAARLVKKLPLKPLEGR from the coding sequence ATGAATGCTGCCCAGATTGCAATGACAAAACCTACCGTACATGTACTGTGCAGTCCGGATGTCCCGGAAAAGGCTTTCTGGCAGTTACTCTACGGAATGGAAGAGGAAGGCGTTCCCTGTGAAACCTGGACGAAAACGGAAGGGGATGCCCTTTCTCTGGCATGGGAAGGCGCGCAGGCTTCCCGTCTGGGAGTAGGTGTCGGAATGGACGGACAGGATGCAGTTCTGCATGTCTCCAAATTTGATGCCGGACAGCCTCTGTTCCGGATTCCGATTCGCTCTTCCGGGCAGGTACGCATCCTTGGAGCAAATGCAGCACGACTGGTAAAGAAGTTACCGTTAAAGCCTTTGGAAGGGAGGTGA
- a CDS encoding BMC domain-containing protein, with amino-acid sequence MKKSLGLIETQGLAAGIEAADAAVKSANVKLIGYELTKGGGWTTIKVEGDVGAVKAAVDAARMAAAKVNQVISTRVIPRPSAGLDMLVYSPDTVGGPQTSKGPDTPKPPTPPKGSKKVKEELPKEPEGQETEQTVPAPEQAEEIKEPKEAPVPETPAENTEEKSEPKVTEESKPENAEAPEEKSEPEVNEESKPENAEAPEEKSEPEVTEESKPEGAEASENTEAPEEKSQDTEDSETEDAQEPQEPVVPKPTRKAAQKGRKGGKRGSKQETTE; translated from the coding sequence ATGAAGAAAAGTTTGGGGCTCATAGAAACACAGGGGCTGGCTGCCGGTATTGAAGCGGCAGACGCAGCGGTGAAGTCAGCTAACGTGAAGCTGATTGGATATGAGCTGACAAAAGGCGGAGGCTGGACCACCATAAAGGTTGAGGGCGACGTGGGAGCAGTAAAAGCTGCGGTAGACGCAGCCCGGATGGCAGCCGCTAAAGTAAACCAGGTAATAAGTACGCGCGTGATTCCCCGTCCCTCTGCCGGACTTGACATGCTGGTGTACAGTCCGGATACTGTCGGGGGTCCGCAGACGTCAAAGGGGCCGGATACGCCGAAGCCTCCCACACCGCCAAAGGGCTCGAAGAAGGTAAAAGAGGAATTGCCGAAGGAGCCGGAGGGACAGGAGACAGAGCAGACCGTCCCGGCGCCGGAACAGGCAGAAGAAATAAAAGAGCCGAAGGAAGCTCCTGTGCCGGAAACACCTGCGGAGAACACTGAGGAAAAATCAGAACCGAAGGTAACTGAAGAGTCAAAACCGGAGAATGCAGAAGCGCCGGAGGAAAAATCAGAACCGGAGGTAAATGAAGAATCAAAACCGGAGAATGCAGAAGCGCCGGAAGAAAAGTCAGAACCGGAGGTAACTGAGGAATCAAAACCGGAGGGCGCAGAAGCGTCGGAAAACACAGAAGCACCGGAAGAAAAATCTCAGGATACAGAGGATTCTGAAACGGAAGATGCTCAGGAACCTCAGGAACCTGTAGTTCCGAAACCCACCAGAAAAGCAGCCCAGAAAGGGCGTAAGGGAGGAAAACGGGGCAGTAAACAGGAGACGACAGAATAA
- a CDS encoding BMC domain-containing protein: MGEALGMIETKGLVGAIEAADAMTKSANVTLIGYEKIGSGLVTVMVRGDVGAVKASVDAGAAAAEKVGEIVSQHVIPRPHTDVERILPKDL; this comes from the coding sequence ATGGGTGAAGCTCTTGGCATGATTGAAACAAAAGGTCTTGTTGGAGCCATTGAAGCAGCCGACGCCATGACAAAATCAGCAAATGTAACGCTGATTGGTTATGAAAAGATTGGTTCAGGTCTGGTGACCGTTATGGTACGCGGAGACGTGGGAGCAGTAAAAGCGTCTGTGGATGCAGGTGCTGCTGCCGCTGAAAAAGTAGGCGAGATTGTATCACAGCACGTTATTCCGCGTCCTCATACAGATGTGGAGAGAATCCTTCCGAAGGATCTTTGA
- a CDS encoding phosphate propanoyltransferase — protein sequence MEKSQYAQEEFLRLLVRLVVEELCKWERSVPVGVSNRHVHLNRADMNTLFGEDSELTRVKELGQPGQYASAETVTSQGSKGELKRMRVLGPLRGESQVEISIGDGFALGVHPPVRESGQLEGTPGIKMVGPNGEVELKRGVIAALRHIHLDPATAERMGVHDKQIVRAEIGGLRGAVLNNVLIRVSDKFAPEMHIDVEEANALGVKNGDRAYILPD from the coding sequence GTGGAGAAAAGCCAATACGCACAGGAAGAGTTCCTGCGTCTTTTAGTGAGACTGGTGGTAGAGGAACTGTGCAAATGGGAACGTTCTGTTCCTGTTGGCGTTTCTAATCGCCATGTTCATCTGAACCGGGCTGATATGAATACACTGTTTGGGGAAGACAGTGAACTGACGCGGGTAAAAGAACTGGGACAGCCGGGTCAGTACGCTTCTGCAGAGACAGTGACCAGCCAGGGTTCCAAAGGTGAACTGAAACGTATGCGTGTACTTGGCCCTCTGCGTGGAGAATCTCAGGTGGAAATTTCCATCGGCGACGGTTTTGCCCTTGGTGTGCACCCTCCTGTCCGGGAATCCGGTCAGCTTGAGGGGACGCCGGGCATAAAAATGGTTGGGCCGAATGGGGAAGTGGAACTGAAGAGAGGTGTCATCGCCGCTCTTCGCCATATCCATCTCGATCCTGCAACTGCAGAACGTATGGGAGTACACGACAAACAGATTGTTCGGGCGGAGATAGGAGGTCTGCGCGGCGCAGTGCTGAATAATGTATTGATTCGCGTGTCTGATAAATTTGCCCCTGAGATGCACATTGACGTGGAGGAGGCCAATGCTCTGGGCGTGAAAAACGGCGACCGGGCATATATTCTTCCGGATTAA
- the eutJ gene encoding ethanolamine utilization protein EutJ, translating into MGCDITQCNETLLEFENLIENGEKKDWEGTLRTGVDLGTANIVLAVVDEENRPVAGATFPSTVVRDGIVVDYVGAVQAVTRLKGQLEELLGETLDAGACAIPPGILAGNVKAIGNVVESAGFRLTEIVDEPTAAAAVLGITDGAVVDVGGGTTGISILENGKVIYTSDEPTGGTHMTLVLAGFYGCSTQEAEIMKRDPAQESNVFPVVKPVVEKMAAIVKRSLEEYPVDTVYVVGGACCFTQFEEVFEKYLGTPVVKPAAPLLVTPLGIAMSCTK; encoded by the coding sequence ATGGGTTGCGATATCACGCAGTGCAATGAGACACTGCTTGAATTTGAGAATCTGATAGAGAACGGCGAGAAAAAAGACTGGGAGGGCACTCTGCGTACCGGCGTGGACCTGGGCACTGCGAACATTGTACTGGCGGTAGTGGACGAGGAAAACAGGCCGGTGGCGGGTGCCACTTTCCCATCAACTGTAGTCCGGGACGGCATTGTGGTGGATTATGTGGGAGCTGTTCAGGCTGTAACCAGGCTGAAAGGCCAGCTTGAGGAGCTGTTAGGTGAGACACTGGATGCGGGAGCCTGTGCGATTCCGCCGGGAATTCTGGCAGGTAATGTAAAAGCCATCGGTAATGTGGTAGAGTCAGCCGGATTTCGGCTGACTGAAATTGTAGATGAACCTACTGCAGCCGCAGCTGTGCTGGGTATTACGGACGGTGCGGTAGTGGATGTGGGAGGCGGAACCACCGGAATCAGCATTCTGGAGAATGGGAAAGTCATTTATACCAGTGATGAGCCTACGGGCGGTACCCATATGACTCTGGTGCTGGCAGGTTTTTACGGATGCAGCACACAGGAAGCTGAGATAATGAAACGTGATCCGGCTCAGGAATCCAATGTATTTCCTGTGGTAAAACCGGTGGTGGAAAAAATGGCTGCAATCGTCAAACGGAGTCTGGAAGAATACCCCGTAGACACAGTCTATGTGGTAGGCGGCGCATGTTGCTTTACTCAGTTTGAGGAAGTTTTTGAAAAGTATCTTGGCACCCCTGTGGTGAAGCCGGCAGCGCCGCTGCTGGTCACGCCCCTGGGCATTGCCATGAGCTGTACCAAATAA
- a CDS encoding flavoprotein has protein sequence MRTLTEQEQRVHNIVAQVLAERVVEKLVERQKQALVVYTGSNMGLEPGLESLRMLRQEEGFTYRVLLTRSAAGILDASAIRSALEPEEFWVEKPGDSPEALTARYDTILVPALTVNTAAHVAACMADTPTAAIILDGLMRGKNVIVAVDGCCPDNPERARRGFRMTEALKEKMRENRDALKDFGALLTTSEHLRETALKAIMSFVPAPVSGKPEPKMRTENRTKAGMDAGKFRAVLEGRVFSINHMKSYPDHAVIIVPKRTIITQLASDEARRRGIRIEIES, from the coding sequence GTGAGGACGTTGACTGAGCAGGAACAGCGTGTCCATAACATTGTAGCGCAGGTGCTTGCGGAACGGGTGGTAGAAAAACTCGTGGAACGCCAGAAACAGGCGCTGGTAGTTTATACCGGATCAAATATGGGCCTGGAACCTGGTCTGGAAAGTCTGCGGATGCTGCGCCAGGAAGAAGGATTTACCTACCGGGTACTGCTGACGAGGAGCGCTGCCGGAATATTGGATGCTTCGGCAATCCGTTCCGCCCTGGAACCGGAGGAGTTTTGGGTGGAAAAGCCCGGAGATTCGCCAGAGGCTCTGACTGCCCGATACGATACCATTCTGGTTCCTGCTTTGACGGTGAACACCGCAGCCCATGTGGCTGCATGTATGGCGGATACCCCGACCGCTGCGATTATTCTGGACGGGCTGATGCGCGGAAAAAATGTGATAGTGGCTGTGGACGGCTGCTGTCCGGATAACCCGGAGCGGGCGCGAAGGGGATTTCGCATGACAGAAGCTCTCAAGGAAAAAATGCGGGAGAACAGAGATGCTCTGAAAGATTTCGGAGCATTGCTGACAACTTCGGAGCATTTGCGGGAGACGGCCCTGAAAGCCATCATGAGTTTTGTTCCCGCACCTGTTTCCGGAAAACCGGAACCGAAAATGCGTACGGAAAACAGGACGAAAGCGGGAATGGATGCAGGAAAGTTCCGGGCGGTGCTGGAAGGACGTGTGTTTAGTATAAACCATATGAAGTCTTATCCGGATCATGCTGTAATCATCGTTCCAAAACGGACAATCATCACCCAGCTTGCGTCTGATGAAGCTCGCAGACGGGGCATTCGCATAGAGATTGAATCATGA
- a CDS encoding EutN/CcmL family microcompartment protein, which yields MYLGRVIGTVVSTSKNENLIGMKLLMVEKLTERLEREGSTEIAVDSVGAGTGEIVIVCKGSSARYVFGDGSAPVDTSIVGIVDSVEVS from the coding sequence ATGTATCTGGGAAGAGTAATTGGAACTGTAGTTTCTACCAGTAAGAATGAGAATCTGATTGGCATGAAGCTGTTGATGGTTGAAAAACTGACAGAACGTCTGGAACGGGAAGGCTCAACAGAAATTGCGGTAGATTCCGTAGGAGCTGGTACCGGAGAAATTGTAATTGTTTGTAAGGGCAGTTCAGCCCGTTATGTATTTGGTGATGGATCGGCTCCGGTGGATACATCCATCGTGGGTATTGTAGACTCTGTGGAGGTGAGCTGA
- a CDS encoding cob(I)yrinic acid a,c-diamide adenosyltransferase, with translation MANLYTKTGDKGQTSLVGGSRVSKSDLQVECYGTIDEANSMLGLARSNTCHEYIRTTIYTIQGRLFSLGAELASDGEGASRLKETISEEDVAFLEHVVDTCTETTGKMTHFVIPGVDTASSALHVARTIVRRAERRMVELSGSSPVREVLMRYVNRLSDAVYAMARLQEETMGQEQMKEKVTAVVKDILAKYTDSLPPMSLEVLKRMAERAGEKSRMLGVPVVFSAVDNGGNLLLLERMEGALPGSVEVSAGKAYTANAFHMPTHELGQAARPDGPLYGIENAAPGKIILFGGGFPYVVDGQVVGGIGVSGGTVEQDMEIARYAMSV, from the coding sequence ATGGCAAATTTGTATACAAAAACCGGAGATAAAGGTCAGACCAGTCTGGTTGGCGGATCAAGAGTCAGCAAATCAGACCTTCAGGTAGAGTGTTACGGCACCATTGATGAAGCGAATTCCATGCTGGGTCTGGCCCGTTCCAATACGTGCCATGAGTATATCCGAACCACCATATATACAATTCAGGGAAGGCTGTTTTCCCTGGGGGCAGAACTGGCCAGCGACGGAGAAGGCGCTTCCAGACTGAAAGAAACAATTTCAGAAGAGGATGTGGCTTTTCTGGAACATGTGGTAGATACATGTACGGAGACCACCGGGAAGATGACTCATTTTGTGATTCCCGGTGTGGATACGGCATCGTCTGCCCTCCATGTAGCCCGGACCATCGTACGGCGTGCGGAACGGCGCATGGTGGAGCTGTCAGGCAGTTCCCCTGTGCGCGAGGTACTGATGCGTTACGTGAACCGTTTATCTGATGCTGTTTATGCCATGGCACGTCTTCAGGAAGAGACGATGGGCCAGGAACAGATGAAAGAAAAAGTGACGGCGGTGGTAAAAGATATACTGGCAAAGTATACGGACAGTCTCCCTCCCATGTCCCTGGAAGTTCTGAAACGAATGGCAGAGAGAGCCGGAGAAAAATCACGGATGCTTGGCGTACCGGTAGTATTTTCCGCTGTTGACAACGGAGGAAATCTGCTGTTGCTTGAGCGGATGGAAGGTGCGTTGCCAGGCAGCGTGGAAGTATCGGCCGGCAAGGCATATACGGCCAATGCATTTCATATGCCTACCCATGAACTGGGTCAGGCTGCACGGCCGGACGGTCCCCTCTACGGAATTGAGAATGCCGCGCCAGGAAAGATTATCCTGTTTGGAGGCGGTTTTCCTTATGTAGTGGATGGTCAGGTTGTGGGAGGCATTGGCGTATCCGGCGGAACGGTGGAGCAGGATATGGAGATTGCACGTTATGCAATGTCTGTTTAA
- a CDS encoding aldehyde dehydrogenase family protein gives MNIDERVVAGIVNAVLGRLDDVSNPAAEAGGGNWGIFESMNDAVEAAAAAQKKYMNCTMHDRAAYVQAIRDVVLKQENLEYISRQSVEETEMGNYEHKLIKNRLAATKTPGIEDLTTDAMSGDDGLTLVEYSPFGVIGAITPTTNPTETIICNSIGMLAAGNSVVFSPHPRAKNVSLHLVRLINRALAEAGAPANLVVTVSQPSIENTNAMMNHPMVRMLVATGGPGIVKTVLSSGKKAIGAGAGNPPVVVDETANIEKAGKDIIDGCCFDNNLPCIAEKEVIVVDSAADYLIFNMKKNGAYEVKDPEIIDRIVKLVVQENGKSPVTSFVGKSAKYILEQVGVQVDDDVRVIIAQTKEDHPFVQVELMMPILPIVRVPDVDAGIEMAVRVEHGNRHTAMMHSRNVDKLTKMAKLIQTTIFVKNGPSYAGIGVGGEGYTTFTIAGPTGEGLTSAKSFARRRRCVLVGGMDVR, from the coding sequence ATGAATATTGATGAACGCGTAGTAGCGGGCATAGTGAATGCAGTCCTGGGACGACTGGATGATGTTTCCAATCCGGCTGCGGAAGCAGGAGGCGGAAACTGGGGCATCTTTGAAAGCATGAATGACGCGGTAGAGGCTGCTGCTGCTGCGCAGAAGAAATACATGAACTGCACCATGCATGACAGAGCGGCTTATGTACAGGCAATCCGCGATGTGGTGCTGAAGCAGGAGAACCTGGAATATATTTCCCGCCAGTCCGTGGAAGAGACTGAAATGGGAAATTATGAGCACAAATTAATTAAGAACCGGCTTGCAGCTACAAAAACGCCGGGAATAGAAGATCTGACCACAGACGCCATGTCAGGCGATGACGGTCTTACACTTGTGGAGTATTCTCCTTTTGGGGTAATCGGGGCAATTACACCTACCACGAATCCCACGGAGACAATTATCTGTAACTCTATCGGAATGCTGGCTGCAGGAAACAGTGTGGTATTCAGCCCACATCCCAGGGCAAAAAATGTTTCCCTGCATCTGGTAAGGCTGATTAACCGTGCGCTGGCTGAAGCAGGCGCTCCGGCCAATCTTGTAGTTACCGTATCACAGCCCTCCATAGAGAATACAAATGCCATGATGAACCATCCCATGGTTCGGATGCTGGTGGCAACAGGCGGCCCCGGCATTGTGAAGACCGTACTTTCCAGCGGCAAGAAAGCCATCGGCGCAGGCGCAGGCAATCCTCCTGTAGTGGTGGATGAAACTGCCAACATCGAAAAAGCGGGAAAAGATATTATCGACGGCTGCTGCTTCGATAACAATCTGCCCTGTATTGCAGAGAAAGAAGTTATTGTGGTAGACTCTGCGGCAGATTATCTGATTTTCAATATGAAGAAAAACGGCGCATACGAAGTGAAAGATCCGGAAATTATTGACAGAATTGTCAAACTGGTGGTTCAGGAGAACGGAAAGAGTCCGGTGACGTCCTTTGTCGGCAAAAGCGCAAAATATATTTTAGAGCAGGTGGGCGTTCAGGTGGATGATGATGTGAGAGTTATCATTGCCCAGACCAAAGAGGATCATCCTTTTGTACAGGTAGAGCTGATGATGCCTATTCTGCCCATAGTGCGGGTACCTGATGTGGATGCCGGAATTGAGATGGCTGTCCGTGTGGAACATGGCAACCGTCATACAGCCATGATGCATTCCCGCAATGTAGATAAGCTGACCAAAATGGCCAAGTTGATACAGACAACAATTTTTGTGAAAAACGGCCCTTCTTATGCCGGAATCGGCGTGGGCGGTGAAGGTTATACAACATTTACCATTGCCGGACCTACCGGAGAGGGACTTACTTCAGCCAAATCCTTTGCCCGGAGGCGCAGATGCGTACTGGTCGGAGGAATGGACGTACGTTGA